Proteins from a genomic interval of Sphingobacterium lactis:
- a CDS encoding DUF1735 domain-containing protein produces the protein MKNIIKFILAFAITLNLSSCLKDKDLIGPDADGAISNIIEFGNVSAPTTGVTSTIPGYSLAFDIAPTGTLELKVQSVGAEKATEDIKVAVALNNSLLAKFNEENEEHYEPLPSSQYALGSMEATIKKGERTAIIPIALKPDQFTFDKPYALGFTITSSSAGQISANFSNIVINIGAKNPYDGTYDYSTSANTSLAPNKKSTVKLVTVGPNRVKLSPGLLASYSNEVFYNVDPATMAVTVECPSLGVQTPQDTRSKYDPATKTLTVFWKQGNGGRTFEETFVYIGPR, from the coding sequence ATGAAAAATATTATAAAATTTATTCTTGCATTTGCAATCACACTCAATTTGTCCTCATGTCTAAAGGACAAAGATTTGATCGGTCCAGATGCAGATGGGGCGATCAGCAATATTATCGAATTTGGAAATGTGTCGGCACCCACAACTGGTGTAACAAGTACTATTCCTGGTTATTCATTGGCCTTCGATATTGCTCCAACGGGAACATTGGAATTGAAGGTGCAGAGCGTAGGTGCTGAAAAGGCAACTGAGGACATTAAAGTTGCCGTTGCGCTGAACAATAGTCTGTTGGCGAAATTCAATGAAGAAAATGAAGAGCATTACGAACCGCTTCCTTCTTCGCAATATGCTTTAGGTTCAATGGAAGCCACAATTAAAAAGGGTGAAAGAACTGCGATTATTCCAATTGCTTTAAAACCAGATCAGTTTACATTTGACAAGCCATATGCTTTGGGATTTACAATTACATCCAGCTCAGCAGGTCAGATTTCAGCTAATTTTAGTAATATCGTAATTAATATCGGCGCAAAAAATCCGTACGATGGAACGTATGATTATTCAACATCAGCAAATACTTCCCTTGCACCGAATAAAAAATCAACTGTAAAATTGGTTACCGTTGGTCCAAATCGTGTGAAACTATCTCCTGGTTTATTGGCATCTTACTCTAATGAGGTGTTCTATAATGTAGACCCGGCAACAATGGCGGTTACTGTAGAATGTCCTTCCTTGGGAGTTCAAACCCCTCAGGATACACGAAGTAAATACGATCCTGCAACAAAAACACTTACAGTGTTTTGGAAACAGGGTAATGGTGGAAGAACGTTTGAAGAAACATTCGTCTACATAGGTCCTAGATAA